In a genomic window of Balnearium lithotrophicum:
- the nuoL gene encoding NADH-quinone oxidoreductase subunit L, giving the protein MGITFWTAVLPFLSFVLSGIGALFKSNSFKNRSHYFGLVTVGTSFILSCYLLFESLKGTVVSETWFNWVISGALSASFGGYVDSLTAIMLIVVNFVSFFVHMYSIGYMHDDPGYDRFFSYLGLFTFSMLTLVLSPNFLQLFFGWEAVGLSSYLLIGFWYKRKRAADAAIKAFLINRVGDFLFILGVISIFWVFGTLDFHSVFSKVGSVDKGLLSLIGFLLLGGAVGKSAQFPLHTWLPDAMEGPTPISALIHAATMVAAGVFMVARCSPIYDNGYVLPVVGVIGVITAFGAATVGLTQFDIKRVLAYSTLSQLGYMFAALGVGAYVYAMFHLFTHAFFKALLFLGSGSVIHAMSGEQDIRRMGGLYKYMKITTVTFIIGALALVGIPPLAGFFSKDKIISATFSNGHFLFYLFLTLGALLTALYMGRLIFLVFFGEERFDRREMKHLHESPAVMTVPLIFLSIPSIFAGFLGGWFERFLSTSIPNHVEELGHSQELLLLSITVSLALLGLLFSAYVYYWRKLSPETITENPLIKPIYRLVYNKYYFDELYNFVFVKGIGFGLGRIFSLFDRYVIDGIVNGTARVTQWTGELLRLTQTGVVNDYVVYFGIGIILVVAILLAV; this is encoded by the coding sequence ATGGGAATAACCTTTTGGACTGCAGTTTTACCCTTTCTCTCGTTTGTTCTGTCAGGAATTGGCGCTCTCTTTAAATCGAACTCCTTTAAGAACCGTTCTCACTACTTTGGACTTGTTACAGTAGGAACGTCCTTCATCCTCTCCTGCTATCTCCTTTTTGAGTCCCTGAAGGGTACCGTTGTAAGTGAAACATGGTTCAACTGGGTGATTTCCGGAGCTCTTTCCGCAAGTTTCGGAGGGTACGTTGACTCATTAACTGCCATTATGCTAATTGTTGTAAACTTTGTTTCCTTTTTTGTCCACATGTACTCAATAGGCTACATGCACGACGACCCTGGCTACGATAGGTTCTTCTCCTACTTAGGTCTGTTTACATTCTCGATGCTAACGTTGGTTCTCTCTCCAAACTTTCTTCAGTTATTCTTTGGCTGGGAGGCAGTTGGTCTCTCCTCATACCTCCTCATTGGGTTCTGGTACAAGAGAAAGAGAGCGGCAGATGCTGCAATAAAGGCCTTTCTAATAAACAGGGTTGGAGACTTCCTCTTCATCTTGGGAGTTATCTCAATATTCTGGGTCTTTGGAACCCTTGATTTTCACTCCGTTTTTTCAAAGGTTGGAAGTGTTGATAAGGGACTCCTTTCACTCATAGGCTTTCTACTCTTAGGAGGAGCCGTTGGAAAGTCTGCCCAGTTTCCTCTCCACACCTGGCTGCCCGATGCTATGGAGGGCCCTACTCCCATCTCTGCGCTGATTCACGCAGCGACGATGGTTGCCGCAGGTGTATTTATGGTTGCAAGGTGTTCTCCCATCTACGACAACGGTTACGTTCTCCCAGTTGTTGGAGTAATTGGCGTAATAACGGCGTTTGGAGCAGCAACTGTTGGACTTACCCAGTTTGACATAAAGAGGGTTCTAGCCTACTCGACCCTATCCCAGCTTGGCTACATGTTTGCAGCCTTAGGCGTTGGAGCTTACGTCTATGCAATGTTTCACCTCTTTACCCATGCCTTCTTTAAGGCTCTCCTCTTTTTAGGCTCTGGAAGTGTAATTCACGCAATGAGTGGGGAACAGGACATAAGGAGAATGGGAGGGCTCTACAAGTACATGAAAATAACAACTGTAACGTTTATAATAGGAGCTCTTGCCCTTGTTGGAATACCTCCCCTTGCAGGCTTCTTCAGCAAGGACAAGATAATCTCGGCCACGTTTTCAAACGGACACTTTCTCTTTTACCTGTTTCTAACGTTGGGAGCTCTCCTCACAGCCCTCTACATGGGAAGACTTATCTTCCTCGTATTCTTCGGTGAGGAGAGATTTGACAGGAGGGAGATGAAACACCTCCACGAGTCTCCGGCCGTTATGACCGTTCCCTTAATTTTCCTATCAATTCCCTCTATTTTTGCAGGTTTTTTAGGAGGTTGGTTTGAAAGGTTCCTTTCAACTTCCATTCCAAACCACGTTGAGGAGCTTGGTCACTCTCAGGAACTTCTACTGCTCTCAATAACGGTTTCCTTAGCCCTTTTGGGACTTCTATTTTCAGCCTACGTATACTACTGGAGAAAGCTCTCTCCTGAAACAATAACAGAAAATCCACTTATAAAACCGATTTACAGGCTCGTTTACAATAAGTACTACTTCGATGAGCTATACAACTTCGTATTTGTTAAGGGAATCGGTTTCGGTCTTGGCAGGATATTCTCACTCTTTGACAGGTACGTTATCGATGGCATTGTTAATGGAACTGCGAGAGTAACCCAGTGGACTGGGGAGCTCTTAAGGTTAACCCAAACGGGAGTTGTCAACGACTATGTTGTCTACTTTGGAATAGGAATCATTTTAGTAGTTGCAATACTACTTGCAGTTTAA
- a CDS encoding complex I subunit 4 family protein produces the protein MVSAILIVPLIGALLIALCRSEERAKWIALLTTGLVFILSLYVLFTFDINKGGFQFVDYGSWLPSFSIRYRVGVDGLSLIMLLMTTLITFVSVPSAWKYINRRRKLFYSLLLLLETAMVGVFVSLDALLFYIFWEAMLIPMSLIIGIWGGERRIYSALKFFIYTFAGSIFLLVGLIVLAVVYGSVTGNYTFDIEKLSQFHYPLELQKWLFWAFFIAFAVKVPVFPFHTWLPDAHVEAPTPGSVILAGVLLKMGTYGFLRFSLPLFPDAYKLYAPYIFVLGVVAIIYTALVALVQEDVKKIVAYSSVSHMGFVMIGLFALNVQGIEGAIFQMLNHGLVSAALFFIVGAIYERLHTRSILKMGGISDFAPKLAFLAMVFTMASVGLPGTSSFIGEFLTILGGYKAAHWVGVLMALGVIFGAAYMLYMYRNVFFLEPKVLSFSDLDLRELLTLSLIALLVVWWGFNPEFILKFVHNYTATLLGGV, from the coding sequence ATGGTCAGTGCAATTCTCATTGTTCCTTTGATTGGAGCTCTTCTAATAGCCCTTTGTAGGAGTGAGGAGAGGGCTAAGTGGATAGCACTTTTGACAACCGGACTGGTCTTCATTCTATCCCTCTACGTCCTCTTTACGTTTGATATAAACAAGGGAGGCTTTCAGTTTGTTGACTACGGCTCGTGGCTTCCTTCCTTTTCAATAAGGTACAGGGTTGGAGTTGATGGTTTAAGCCTCATTATGCTCCTGATGACAACACTAATAACCTTTGTCTCAGTTCCATCGGCCTGGAAGTACATAAACAGGAGAAGAAAGCTCTTTTACTCGCTCCTCCTCCTACTTGAAACTGCAATGGTAGGTGTTTTCGTATCCTTGGATGCTCTCCTCTTCTACATTTTCTGGGAGGCTATGCTAATTCCCATGAGCTTAATTATTGGGATTTGGGGAGGAGAGAGGAGAATCTATTCGGCTTTAAAGTTCTTTATCTACACCTTCGCAGGAAGTATATTCCTCCTTGTAGGTCTTATTGTTCTTGCCGTTGTTTACGGTTCGGTTACAGGAAACTACACGTTTGATATAGAGAAGCTCTCCCAGTTCCACTACCCTCTGGAGCTCCAGAAATGGCTCTTCTGGGCATTTTTCATTGCCTTTGCCGTTAAGGTTCCTGTTTTTCCGTTCCACACGTGGCTTCCGGATGCCCACGTTGAGGCTCCAACTCCCGGTAGTGTGATTCTCGCAGGTGTCCTTCTAAAGATGGGAACTTACGGATTTCTGAGATTTTCCCTACCTCTATTCCCGGATGCCTACAAGCTATATGCTCCTTACATTTTTGTTTTAGGAGTTGTTGCAATTATTTATACTGCACTTGTTGCTCTTGTTCAGGAGGACGTAAAAAAGATTGTTGCTTACAGCTCCGTTTCACACATGGGTTTTGTGATGATAGGCCTATTTGCCCTAAACGTCCAGGGAATAGAGGGTGCAATCTTCCAGATGCTCAACCACGGACTCGTTTCAGCTGCTCTCTTCTTCATAGTTGGGGCAATCTACGAAAGGCTTCACACGAGAAGCATTTTGAAAATGGGAGGTATATCGGACTTTGCTCCGAAACTTGCCTTCCTCGCAATGGTCTTTACGATGGCGTCCGTTGGCCTTCCTGGAACCAGCTCCTTTATAGGGGAGTTTCTAACAATCTTAGGTGGATACAAAGCTGCCCACTGGGTCGGGGTCTTGATGGCGTTGGGTGTAATTTTTGGAGCTGCATATATGCTCTACATGTACAGGAACGTATTTTTCCTTGAACCTAAAGTTCTTTCCTTCAGTGATTTAGACCTGAGAGAGCTTTTAACCCTTTCACTTATAGCACTCTTGGTAGTCTGGTGGGGATTTAACCCGGAGTTTATCCTAAAGTTTGTACACAATTACACCGCTACCCTTCTTGGAGGAGTTTAG
- a CDS encoding NADH-quinone oxidoreductase subunit N codes for MELNLSLLFPEIFILTVAILSVIFDLLIPNRLKNKFFSVLSVSTLTVSIFLLVVFAPLSPQTAFFGFVKKDLLSVLSGVLIVFSALMTVFISYGYISRFKTDYIGEFYYTLLFSTFGALLMVSSNELSTLFVSLEVMSISIYILISLFKDDYRGKEAALKYFIMGSVGAAVIVYGFSILYGLSGSIVYDEVGKFLSKSGINLPVLLSLSLVVSGFLFKLGAVPFHGWTPDSYHGAPTPVTLFMGAVVKVASFVALIRLFYPVFLSLLESWGTLLAVIGVLSAFIGALMALNQENVKRMLAYSAISHTGVVLTAFSSLPSLSIFSVLFYVFAYAFMTIAAFGLVSLLSASGFKGERLSEWRNLYSRSPLIALSLVVAFMSLAGIPPLFGFWAKFYILVALIRAGKVAVAVAILIASVISLYFYLRPVVYAFMKEGESVEFSPNPIEYGAVIVTVLFLIVFGLFPEIVSQASILALSSFIRGMI; via the coding sequence ATGGAGTTGAACTTATCTCTTCTCTTTCCGGAAATTTTCATTCTAACCGTTGCCATTCTCTCGGTAATCTTTGACCTTTTAATTCCAAACAGGTTAAAGAATAAGTTTTTCTCCGTTCTATCGGTTTCAACTCTGACTGTCTCAATTTTTCTCTTAGTGGTATTTGCACCTCTCTCACCTCAAACTGCCTTTTTCGGTTTCGTTAAAAAGGACTTACTGTCGGTACTCTCAGGTGTTTTGATTGTCTTCTCTGCCCTCATGACCGTATTTATCAGCTACGGATACATCAGTAGGTTTAAAACGGACTACATTGGGGAGTTTTACTATACGCTCCTCTTTTCTACCTTTGGAGCTCTCCTCATGGTGTCGTCAAACGAGCTCTCAACTCTCTTCGTCTCCTTGGAGGTAATGTCAATCTCAATCTACATCCTCATTTCTCTCTTTAAGGACGACTACAGGGGAAAGGAGGCGGCATTAAAGTACTTTATAATGGGTTCCGTAGGTGCTGCCGTTATAGTTTACGGCTTTTCGATTCTCTACGGCCTTTCAGGCTCAATCGTTTACGATGAAGTAGGAAAATTCCTATCAAAAAGTGGGATAAACCTTCCTGTTCTGCTCTCCCTATCTTTAGTCGTTTCGGGATTCCTGTTTAAGCTGGGAGCTGTTCCGTTCCACGGCTGGACTCCCGATTCCTACCACGGAGCTCCAACGCCCGTTACACTCTTCATGGGTGCTGTTGTTAAAGTTGCATCGTTCGTTGCCCTGATTAGACTCTTTTACCCTGTATTTCTATCGCTTTTGGAAAGCTGGGGAACGTTATTGGCAGTTATAGGTGTATTGTCTGCCTTCATTGGAGCCCTCATGGCTCTCAATCAGGAGAACGTCAAGAGAATGCTTGCCTACTCTGCCATTTCACATACAGGTGTTGTCTTAACAGCTTTTTCCTCACTTCCTTCCCTTTCGATATTCTCAGTTCTCTTCTACGTTTTTGCCTATGCCTTTATGACGATTGCAGCCTTTGGCCTCGTATCCCTCCTGTCAGCTTCTGGATTCAAGGGTGAGAGACTCTCTGAGTGGAGAAACCTGTACTCAAGGAGTCCCTTAATTGCACTCTCGTTGGTCGTTGCGTTTATGTCACTTGCAGGAATTCCTCCTCTCTTTGGCTTCTGGGCAAAGTTCTACATCTTAGTAGCACTGATTAGGGCAGGAAAGGTGGCCGTTGCAGTTGCAATTTTAATTGCAAGTGTTATCTCACTCTATTTCTATTTAAGGCCTGTTGTCTACGCATTTATGAAGGAAGGGGAGAGTGTTGAGTTCTCACCGAATCCTATTGAGTACGGGGCGGTTATAGTTACTGTACTCTTTCTAATCGTATTTGGTCTTTTCCCTGAAATTGTCTCTCAGGCTTCCATTTTAGCCCTAAGTTCCTTTATAAGAGGTATGATTTGA
- the selA gene encoding L-seryl-tRNA(Sec) selenium transferase has protein sequence MRELYRRIPKVDTFINDEELLELLDSRPKFFLKKAVEIVLSDLRRKIAKGEISDFSYDELKESVKEKLKELIRPKLHKVINATGVVLHTNLGRAPISKRVAEHLVEVITGYSNLEYDLERGRRGLRYRNLEWILKELTGAEDVCIVNNNAGAVLLVLSALAKGKEVIVSRGELIEIGGSFRIPDVMEQSGALLREVGTTNKTHIWDYERAVNENTALLLKVHTSNYRILGFTESVPTKELVELGRKYGIPVYEDLGSGSFVDVRKLGLSYEPTVQDILKAGVDVVSFSGDKLLGGAQAGIILGKKEYVERIKKHPLNRALRIDKMTLAVLEATLTYYLDEALAFEEIPVWKFLSQKRDDVRKKAEKLVSELEKSEFRGKVEIVEDRVEVGGGALPLQTLPTYCVSVKLDSMSESELDKRLRGNYPPIVGRIKDGKFLIDMFTVFEEEIPTVVRALKGL, from the coding sequence TTGAGGGAGCTCTACAGGAGAATCCCGAAGGTTGATACGTTCATAAACGATGAAGAGCTCTTAGAACTCCTTGACTCAAGGCCAAAGTTTTTCCTTAAGAAGGCCGTTGAAATTGTTCTCTCAGATTTAAGGAGGAAAATTGCAAAGGGAGAGATATCTGACTTTTCCTACGATGAACTGAAGGAGAGCGTAAAGGAAAAGCTCAAGGAGTTGATAAGGCCGAAACTCCATAAGGTTATAAATGCCACAGGAGTAGTTCTCCACACGAACCTTGGGAGAGCTCCAATTTCAAAGAGGGTTGCAGAGCACTTGGTAGAAGTTATTACAGGGTACTCAAACCTTGAGTACGACTTAGAAAGGGGAAGGAGGGGACTCAGGTACAGGAACTTGGAGTGGATTTTAAAGGAACTGACTGGAGCAGAGGACGTCTGTATCGTCAACAACAATGCAGGAGCAGTTCTACTCGTCCTCTCTGCCCTTGCCAAGGGTAAGGAGGTTATCGTTTCAAGGGGGGAGCTCATCGAGATTGGAGGTTCATTCAGAATTCCGGACGTCATGGAACAGAGTGGAGCTCTATTAAGGGAAGTTGGAACAACGAACAAAACCCACATCTGGGACTACGAAAGGGCAGTTAACGAGAACACTGCTCTCCTCTTAAAGGTCCATACGAGCAACTACAGAATTTTGGGATTTACAGAGAGCGTTCCAACTAAGGAGTTGGTTGAATTGGGCAGGAAGTACGGAATTCCCGTTTACGAGGACTTGGGGAGTGGAAGTTTTGTAGACGTTAGGAAGTTAGGGCTTTCCTACGAACCTACGGTTCAGGACATTTTGAAGGCCGGAGTTGACGTTGTTTCGTTCAGTGGGGATAAGCTCTTAGGGGGAGCTCAGGCTGGAATAATCTTAGGAAAAAAGGAGTACGTAGAAAGGATAAAAAAGCATCCTTTAAACAGGGCTCTGAGAATCGACAAGATGACGTTAGCGGTTCTTGAGGCAACTCTTACGTACTACTTGGATGAGGCTTTGGCCTTTGAGGAGATTCCCGTCTGGAAGTTCCTCTCCCAAAAGAGGGATGATGTAAGGAAGAAAGCTGAGAAACTTGTAAGTGAACTTGAAAAATCGGAATTCAGGGGAAAAGTTGAGATAGTTGAGGACAGGGTAGAGGTGGGTGGTGGAGCTCTTCCTCTCCAAACACTCCCTACCTACTGTGTTTCTGTTAAACTTGACAGTATGAGTGAAAGCGAATTAGATAAAAGATTGAGGGGTAACTATCCACCGATAGTTGGTAGAATAAAGGATGGAAAATTTTTAATCGACATGTTTACAGTATTCGAGGAGGAAATACCTACAGTAGTTAGAGCTCTGAAGGGACTTTAG